One segment of Ziziphus jujuba cultivar Dongzao chromosome 12, ASM3175591v1 DNA contains the following:
- the LOC125420431 gene encoding uncharacterized acetyltransferase At3g50280: MCVSQFHNSVVISFVKGSGMGSGSGVKIVSECFVEPHQGLQKPTPPFHLTPWDVNLINFHFHIQNGLLFAVKPPEMKTLLENLKSSLSLTLLHFYPVAGRIRAIKHINGNNNEILILNHENEKEAANNADAEVSYSYHVDCNNSSGVKFIHAISLHKDFGVSDLLHSQSPSYDDDIPAGVLQSLFMDDKDVNDLKSKSLLTITVVELVDGIFLGCSMNHIVADGNSFCYFLSMWSHIFQQQQQQQNIITISRPPMLERWFPDGYGPVLKVPFALRSFDSFTIPQPPPRRARIFHLYSQAIANIKAKAIADLTATNNPNANGVIPKISSFQALSAFLWRTITQVRNLPPDRTLLLVSPINNRSRLDPPLPAEYFGNAVGMIAVITTAGELLSNNLGWAAWKINQAVVNYDDTQVGQWLHDWLKSPRCLMPDDQIKLCSVVVNDFSKFSTIDNEFGILGKPLGFYFGNRNLMSDGNVCACSGREHGSIALDICLSPDAMSRLLSHEHFMEAVR; this comes from the coding sequence atgtgtgtatcgCAATTCCACAATAGTGTAGTAATCTCTTTTGTCAAAGGATCAGGAATGGGTAGTGGTAGTGGTGTTAAAATAGTTTCAGAGTGTTTTGTTGAGCCTCACCAGGGTTTACAAAAGCCCACACCCCCTTTCCACTTAACACCTTGGGATGTTaacttaataaattttcatttccatATCCAAAATGGCCTTCTGTTTGCCGTCAAACCTCCAGAGATGAAAACTCTGTTGGAGAACCTCAAGTCGTCTCTCTCCCTCACCCTCCTCCACTTTTATCCAGTTGCAGGCCGAATTAGAGCTATTAAGCACATCAatggtaataataatgaaattttaatattgaatcATGAGAATGAGAAAGAGGCTGCTAATAATGCTGATGCTGAGGTTTCATATTCTTACCATGTGGACTGTAACAACAGCTCCGGTGTCAAATTTATCCATGCAATATCCTTACACAAGGACTTTGGTGTATCCGACCTCCTCCATTCTCAATCTCCCAGTTATGATGATGATATCCCAGCAGGTGTTCTACAATCGTTGTTTATGGATGATAAAGACGTCAATGATCTGAAGTCCAAGAGCTTGCTGACCATCACAGTGGTAGAGCTGGTGGATGGGATATTCCTAGGCTGCAGCATGAACCACATAGTTGCCGATGGAAACTCCTTTTGCTATTTCTTGAGCATGTGGTCTCACAtctttcaacaacaacaacaacaacaaaatatcATAACTATCTCACGCCCACCAATGCTGGAGCGTTGGTTTCCCGACGGTTACGGTCCAGTTCTTAAAGTCCCCTTCGCCCTCCGAAGCTTCGACTCTTTCACCATACCCCAGCCTCCTCCACGCAGAGCAAGAATCTTCCACCTCTATTCCCAGGCAATAGCAAACATCAAAGCAAAAGCAATTGCAGATCTAACTGCCACTAATAATCCCAACGCAAATGGTGTTATTCCCAAAATATCTTCCTTCCAGGCCTTGTCTGCATTTCTGTGGAGGACCATAACCCAGGTGCGCAATCTGCCCCCTGATCGCACTCTCCTGTTGGTGTCCCCAATCAACAACAGATCAAGATTGGACCCCCCATTGCCTGCAGAGTACTTTGGAAACGCAGTGGGCATGATAGCAGTTATTACCACTGCTGGTGAGTTGCTCTCCAACAATCTAGGTTGGGCAGCCTGGAAAATCAACCAGGCTGTGGTCAACTACGATGACACCCAAGTCGGCCAATGGCTTCACGACTGGCTCAAGTCTCCACGGTGTTTAATGCCCGATGACCAGATTAAACTTTGCAGTGTGGTGGTCAACGATTTTTCCAAATTCAGCACCATTGATAATGAATTTGGAATATTGGGCAAACCTTTGGGCTTTTATTTCGGAAACAGGAATCTAATGAGCGACGGCAATGTGTGTGCTTGTTCTGGACGCGAACATGGAAGCATTGCCTTGGACATATGCCTTTCACCTGATGCCATGTCCCGTCTTCTATCTCACGAACACTTCATGGAAGCTGTCCGTTAA